Genomic DNA from Hordeum vulgare subsp. vulgare chromosome 2H, MorexV3_pseudomolecules_assembly, whole genome shotgun sequence:
gtcgttCCAGAGAAGAAGAAATCCGGCATCTCTTCCTCGATCGATTGATTGACGTCCATGCTTGGAACCGCCATGGCGTCGAGCGttcttcctctcttcctcctcgcgcTCGGCGAATGCTGCAAGTATGAGTTCATCGTCGCCAGATGAAGATGACGAAGAACTCATGTCCCAAGTGGATGTGTTCATTGTGTTGCGTGAGAGACGATAGAGAAATCTAGGTGAGAAGAGAAGTCACAGGTAGAAGTGTGCTGGAAGAAAGGTGATAGGGGTGGTTTATATAGATCAGAAATATGGTCGTTGGAAATATAGCCGTTTGAAAATATAGCCGTTGGAAATATAGCCGTTTGAAAATATAGCCGTTCAAATATACACGTCCTGATTTCCACATCCTGTATACACGTTCCACTGAAAATCTGGGACGTGTAAAATTTACCAAGGTGTATATGGACGTGTATATGAAGATATACACGTCCAAATTTACACGTTCCATTAGAGATGCTCTAAAGGGCGCTGATCACAAGAAGGATGAAAGGTACAGATATAAGGAGCATTTGGAACCCAGAGTCAAAACGAATTTCTCCCATGTTACAACATCTTTTCTTCTCGCACTAGCAGAAAGCTACAGGTACATAAAGTGAAAAAAGGAGGGCGGAGTGGAGGGGATACGGCTCGCAAATTTTGGCGCTTGCGTCGACCTGCATGCGGATCACAGGTCACCGtcggacggcgacggcgaggagaccTTCCTCCTCACCTTCTCGGTGGTCCTCCCGATGGTCTCGTCGGCGGCCCTCGCGGCGGACTCCGCCGTGTGCTCTACGGCCTCCTTGCCCATCGCCAGGCTCTGCCTCGCCGCCTTCTTCATCGACCCCGGGCTCCTCAGGTCGCACCTGGATCAGTCGCCACGCAAATAAACAACACGCCATGAGACGAGTCGAGGACACGCCGTGTACGGAGAAAAGGAAGAACGCGGCATGTACCTTGGCTCGAGTGGGCGGAGCCTGAGGCACGCGAGCTTGGCCCACGCCCGGAGCGCGTCCAGCCAGCCCTCGTGCCCGGCGACGCCGATGGCGAGCTCCACcggctcgggcggcggcttcTCGTCCGCTGCCGCTGCCGGCGCCGGCGGCGAGAGGAAGAACACGGCGGCCGAGGCCACGAGGAGCAGCGACGCGAGGACGACGATGGCGGTCGCCGTGCTGCTTGTCCCCGCCGGCGACGAGAGCCCGTCGTTCTTGCCCTTCACGCACATTTTTGCACCTGcaggctggtggtggtggcggagaggAATGATCGGGTTCGGGAGGAAGGAAGGAGGGCTCGGCGGCGCTCCTGGATTGGCTCGGACGGTCGGACCCTACGTGGTGGTGTTGGCTGCGAGTTTTGCTCGCGACAGCTGACACGCGAGGCGACACGTGCGGGGCCGTGGATGGAGGCGGTCCGCTGAGCGCCGAGCGATGTGGCCGActacttttttctttttctttttctggagAGCTTGGCCGACTTCTtttttcttccctcttttttttttcgagGGCACTTTTTTCTTCCCTCTTGGTGGATGACTTAGGGGACACGTGGCACGGCACGCACACGCAGCTGCTTTGGTAAACACAAACGAACCGCGCTGTACCGTTGTCGTGTCATTTATAGCAGTTAGCACCACGTGCCAAAACAACTCACTAGCCTGGGTTTACTAGTCCAATCGGATTTAAAGCCAAATTTGCCCATCGATTTAACTTAAAACATTAATGCCTATCATAACAAATTATAAGTATAGAATTTGTATTAATACCACCATGCCTACGGCATGGTGCCGTAAGCCTTGTCATGATCTGACCATCAGTACCGCTGGCCTCAACGACATTGCCGGCAtgcataatactccctccatcctaaaataACTGTGTTGAATTTAATATAATTTTATATTAAAATTAGTATAAAATTGAAACATTTAttttgaaacgaagggagtagtatcTGACGCTAAACACCGTTTCGAACGCGCCGGTTGTACACCTCATCCACTCACATCTAGGCAAGAGAGAAAAATAAGTTACATCTACGGTGCATACCACTAGGCCCTTCAGCCAAATCATCTTCAAAACGATGTCTCAAAAAGGTACCATGATACAAGAGTAGTGTCATCAACAAGGTAACGATGCCCCCGACACCTCTGTCGACGGCATGAACCATGTTTGAGCCTAGTTTTCGCAGATGTCTCGCCTCCCAAATCCATATGACAAatttcttttgttttctgttgCGTTACCCTACATTGCGACGACCGAGTGCACAAGCACAAACGGGGACCCCATGCTGCAATTGACAATAGCAAGTGAGAGGGGGATACGCGTTGGTGCTCGTGGGGCTACCACCGCCGACGAATGCAGACTCCATGTCTCGCGAAGGAGCACCTGATGGTGGAGGTGCGCTGTACATGGCCGCCTTGATTTGATGGAAGAAGCGAGGGACATGGGGGTTAGGAGATTGGGACAAAGAGGGCCCAGAACCAACGACCGAGAGATGGCTCATCCAACGTGTGTGATGCGATTGGACAAAATTTGGACCGGTCGACCCGCGCTAGGGCTGCCCTATCCTTTTTCGCGGACCTTTATGCATCACTTCTTGACATCATTTTCTCTATGTGTCTTCTGTGGTTTTCTTGTGCTAGCGCGTTGTAATCTCCATGCTTGATGGAATGTGATTCTTGTTAAAAAAATTTAAAAGATGTCGAGATAAACAGATGAAAATGAGGATTACGTGTTCATTCATTTCATAAACGAAAAACGAGCACACATATATGCAGTGGAAAGGCTTGGCTACATATGTAATGGTAGGTAAACAAAATGGCATATTTTTCGAGCAAGTATGGGCAGGGGCCGACCTAGAAACTATTTTAAGTGGGGGCAAACAATAGCAGTGGGGGCACACTTTGTACAAATTTACATAGTTTtggtaaaaaa
This window encodes:
- the LOC123429661 gene encoding uncharacterized protein LOC123429661; protein product: MCVKGKNDGLSSPAGTSSTATAIVVLASLLLVASAAVFFLSPPAPAAAADEKPPPEPVELAIGVAGHEGWLDALRAWAKLACLRLRPLEPRCDLRSPGSMKKAARQSLAMGKEAVEHTAESAARAADETIGRTTEKVRRKVSSPSPSDGDL